Proteins encoded together in one Porites lutea chromosome 2, jaPorLute2.1, whole genome shotgun sequence window:
- the LOC140927957 gene encoding cytochrome P450 4C1-like isoform X1, whose translation MPYIALLTLDIICVTSMGPSANAQEKSNSPYVQAVVKLSELLEMRSRSPWFWPDAIFNLCPPGREFNNCLKILHGFTDKVIDEQIAERAAKKLSNGGKKNEDDDQSELTSKRRLAFLDALLEAYENGEISREGVREEVDTFMFEGHDTTSAGITWALYLLGRHPVIQQRVYEEVESFFERRSNVLTVDDLKEFRFLECVLKESQRLFPSVPFFSRSTSEDCQLGGYFIPKGTTIGVSTFALHRNPEVWPAPLVFDPDRFLPGNIQGRHPFAFLPFSAGPRNCIGQRLAFLEEKLVLAHVLRHFEIQSTQAVDDIHLCVKFVLRSKEGVFVTLVHRQKGKVA comes from the exons taacatcTATGGGCCCATCAGCAAATGCACAGGAGAAAAGCAACTCACCGTATGTCCAAGCAGTAGTCAA GCTGAGCGAGCTATTAGAAATGCGTTCCCGATCACCTTGGTTTTGGCCAGATGCCATTTTTAACCTGTGTCCTCCAGGAAGGGAGTTTAACAATTGTTTAAAGATCCTTCACGGCTTTACAGACAAG GTCATTGACGAGCAAATTGCCGAGCGAGCAGCTAAAAAATTATCTAACGGAGGAAAGAAGAACGAAGACGATGATCAGTCTGAGTTAACAAGTAAAAGGCGGCTTGCCTTTCTCGATGCGCTGCTCGAGGCGTATGAAAATGGCGAAATATCGCGAGAAGGAGTCAGAGAAGAAGTGGACACATTTATGTTTGAG GGCCATGACACGACATCAGCTGGTATCACGTGGGCTTTGTATCTTCTTGGTCGTCATCCAGTCATACAGCAGAGAGTATACGAGGAGGTGGAATCCTTTTTTG AGCGTCGTTCAAACGTGTTAACAGTAGATGACTTAAAGGAGTTTCGTTTTCTGGAGTGCGTATTGAAG GAATCTCAGCGACTATTCCCTTCCGTTCCATTCTTTTCAAGATCTACTAGTGAGGACTGCCAACTAG GTGGATACTTTATTCCAAAGGGAACAACAATTGGAGTATCTACCTTCGCACTCCACAGAAACCCAGAGGTGTGGCCAGCACCTTTGGTTTTCGATCCAGATCGTTTTCTACCGGGGAACATTCAGGGACGCCATCCGTTTGCGTTTCTTCCATTTTCTGCAGGACCAAGGAACTGTATTG GTCAGCGGTTGGCTTTTCTTGAAGAGAAGCTTGTCCTAGCCCATGTGTTACGTCATTTTGAAATACAGTCAACCCAGGCTGTCGACGACATCCATCTGTGTGTCAAGTTTGTTCTTAGATCTAAAGAAGGAGTATTTGTAACTTTGGTTCATCGACAAAAGGGTAAAGTAGCGTGA
- the LOC140927957 gene encoding cytochrome P450 4C1-like isoform X2 has product MPYIALLTLDIICVTSMGPSANAQEKSNSPYVQAVVKLSELLEMRSRSPWFWPDAIFNLCPPGREFNNCLKILHGFTDKVIDEQIAERAAKKLSNGGKKNEDDDQSELTSKRRLAFLDALLEAYENGEISREGVREEVDTFMFEGHDTTSAGITWALYLLGRHPVIQQRVYEEVESFFERRSNVLTVDDLKEFRFLECVLKESQRLFPSVPFFSRSTSEDCQLGQRLAFLEEKLVLAHVLRHFEIQSTQAVDDIHLCVKFVLRSKEGVFVTLVHRQKGKVA; this is encoded by the exons taacatcTATGGGCCCATCAGCAAATGCACAGGAGAAAAGCAACTCACCGTATGTCCAAGCAGTAGTCAA GCTGAGCGAGCTATTAGAAATGCGTTCCCGATCACCTTGGTTTTGGCCAGATGCCATTTTTAACCTGTGTCCTCCAGGAAGGGAGTTTAACAATTGTTTAAAGATCCTTCACGGCTTTACAGACAAG GTCATTGACGAGCAAATTGCCGAGCGAGCAGCTAAAAAATTATCTAACGGAGGAAAGAAGAACGAAGACGATGATCAGTCTGAGTTAACAAGTAAAAGGCGGCTTGCCTTTCTCGATGCGCTGCTCGAGGCGTATGAAAATGGCGAAATATCGCGAGAAGGAGTCAGAGAAGAAGTGGACACATTTATGTTTGAG GGCCATGACACGACATCAGCTGGTATCACGTGGGCTTTGTATCTTCTTGGTCGTCATCCAGTCATACAGCAGAGAGTATACGAGGAGGTGGAATCCTTTTTTG AGCGTCGTTCAAACGTGTTAACAGTAGATGACTTAAAGGAGTTTCGTTTTCTGGAGTGCGTATTGAAG GAATCTCAGCGACTATTCCCTTCCGTTCCATTCTTTTCAAGATCTACTAGTGAGGACTGCCAACTAG GTCAGCGGTTGGCTTTTCTTGAAGAGAAGCTTGTCCTAGCCCATGTGTTACGTCATTTTGAAATACAGTCAACCCAGGCTGTCGACGACATCCATCTGTGTGTCAAGTTTGTTCTTAGATCTAAAGAAGGAGTATTTGTAACTTTGGTTCATCGACAAAAGGGTAAAGTAGCGTGA
- the LOC140925758 gene encoding uncharacterized protein, producing MLRVGGRIKKANLSDSLKNPVILPKTGHITELVLRHAHEKTHHSGRGLTLNELRSSGYWIINGNAAVRHFISRCVTCRHFRGTFGEQKMANPPSSRVEPAPQFSYCAVDYFGPWYVKEGRKEVKRYGALLTCLASRAVHIEVAHSMETDSFLQALRRFTCRRGPIRELRSDQGTNFVGAENELKAALQEMDDEKIKAELLKENIDWIRNPATASNFGGVWERQIRSVRNIMAALMKQHGHSLNDESLRTLLCEAEAVVNSRPLTTETLSDPLSPLPLSPSTLLTGKTKLILPPPGRFQREDTYCKRRWRRVQHIANEFWNRWSKEYLQILQLRQKWTHKRRNFTEGDIVLLKDNNSCRNKWPMAKVLTTRRDDEGQVRSVTVQIGTGSVLDRPVNKLVLLLESPKDRPGIPDEEPEEL from the coding sequence ATGTTGAGAGTCGGAGGACGGATAAAGAAGGCTAACCTCTCAGACAGTCTTAAGAACCCTGTCATCTTACCGAAGACTGGTCATATTACAGAGCTGGTCCTCCGTCACGCCCATGAGAAAACTCACCACAGCGGAAGAGGTCTCACCTTAAACGAACTTCGTTCGAGTGGTTACTGGATTATCAATGGAAATGCTGCGGTCAGACACTTCATATCAAGGTGCGTCACGTGTCGACATTTCCGTGGTACTTTTGGAGAACAGAAAATGGCCAACCCCCCAAGTTCCCGTGTTGAACCCGCGCCACAGTTTTCATACTGTGCAGTGGACTACTTTGGTCCGTGGTATGTCAAAGAAGGCAGGAAAGAAGTTAAAAGGTACGGAGCCCTATTAACTTGTTTGGCCAGTCGTGCGGTACATATCGAAGTAGCCCACTCCATGGAAACAGATTCATTCTTACAAGCATTACGGCGCTTTACCTGTCGTAGAGGACCCATAAGAGAACTTCGCAGTGACCAAGGGACTAATTTTGTTGGGGCCGAAAACGAGTTAAAGGCAGCACTTCAAGAAATGGATGATGAGAAAATTAAGGCAGAGTTGCTTAAGGAGAACATTGATTGGATCAGAAATCCTGCTACTGCAAGTAATTTCGGAGGCGTTTGGGAACGACAAATTCGGTCCGTGCGGAACATCATGGCAGCACTTATGAAACAGCATGGTCACAGCTTAAACGACGAATCGTTGCGAACTTTGTTATGTGAAGCTGAAGCTGTTGTCAACAGTCGTCCTCTGACTACCGAGACCTTAAGTGATCCGCTCTCACCGTTGCCACTATCGCCAAGTACCCTTCTCACTGGTAAAACCAAGCTCATTCTCCCCCCTCCAGGAAGGTTTCAACGAGAAGATACTTACTGCAAACGTCGCTGGAGGCGCGTACAGCATATTGCTAACGAATTCTGGAATAGATGGAGTAAAGAATATCTTCAGATCCTACAGTTGAGACAAAAGTGGACACACAAGAGAAGAAACTTCACGGAAGGCGACATTGTTCTATTAAAGGACAACAATTCTTGTAGGAATAAGTGGCCTATGGCTAAAGTGCTTACCACACGTCGTGATGATGAAGGCCAAGTCAGATCGGTGACTGTTCAAATCGGAACTGGATCAGTATTGGATCGACCAGTCAATAAACTTGTGCTGTTGCTAGAGTCACCTAAGGATAGACCGGGAATCCCCGACGAGGAGCCTGAGGAACTGTGA
- the LOC140925759 gene encoding uncharacterized protein, which translates to MADIEKMLFQVKVPREDQNFLRFLWWPNGDLTQEPQEYCMTVHLFGAGSSPGCSNFALKRTAEDGEREFGARAAETLRKNFYVDDALSSVPTEKDAVELVQAVKEMCAKGGFKLTKFVNNSTKVMMSVPAGDRAKEIKGLDLGSDKLPIERALDVEWCIESDAFKFRIELKDKPCTRRGILATISSIFDPLGLIAPVVLVGKQILQEICHGKDWDEPIEGEVLAKWGRWRTS; encoded by the exons ATGGCTGACATAGAGAAAATGTTGTTTCAAGTCAAGGTTCCAAGGGAAGATCAGAACTTCCTTCGCTTCTTATGGTGGCCAAATGGAGATTTAACTCAAGAACCTCAAGAGTACTGCATGACAGTGCACCTCTTTGGAGCTGGTTCATCTCCAGGGTGTTCTAACTTCGCGTTGAAACGTACAGCCGAAGACGGTGAAAGAGAGTTTGGTGCAAGAGCTGCCGAAACATTAAGGAAGAACTTTTACGTCGATGATGCTCTGAGTTCGGTACCGACAGAGAAGGACGCTGTAGAACTAGTACAAGCTGTTAAAGAGATGTGTGCAAAGGGAGGGTTCAAACTAACGAAATTTGTCAACAACAGTACAAAGGTGATGATGTCAGTACCTGCTGGAGACAGAGCAAAGGAGATCAAGGGCCTAGACCTAGGCAGTGACAAGTTACCAATAGAGAGAGCATTGGATGTAGAATGGTGCATTGAATCGGACGCATTCAAATTCAGGATAGAGTTGAAGGACAAGCCGTGCACCCGTAGGGGTATACTGGCAACTATAAGCTCGATCTTTGATCCTCTGGGGCTGATTGCGCCCGTCGTCCTTGTTGGAAAGCAGATACTTCAAGAGATCTGTCACGGAAAAGACTGGGACGAGCCAATCGAGGGAGAAGTTCTTGCCAAATGGGGAAGATGGAGAA CCTCCTGA
- the LOC140925760 gene encoding uncharacterized protein produces MNETLEDVEVKLTSTTISPGVQSNDQATLRVPSVKFQSSAIVGSTTTPVTTPALVSAASMNPTARPFVPKSVPIKEEEYKDKYETPTDYKLPHVKRECTCSFGKDSSSVEGTGLDQNYLDIQRKQAELSEMIVTQQARSLLPSHKPPTFSGDVMSYPAFIIAFETLIESKVDDSNERLYFLDQYTSGKAKELIKGCLQMKGEDSYKEARRLLKKHFGDPYKIASAYIAKLSSWPAVKPNDGTGLQEFSIVLEQARNAMTGMQYMNDLNTANVMRQLWERQPRYLRSKWTERVSRIRSVKGQTASFNDFCQFESEQADLATDPIYSEEGISKPMNAVDKYHKQNERKPKRGRGTNFATGLAGKNAGGGNSHPISCTLCSKAHHLDECAEFLKKPLVERRNFIKQKGLCFGCYSCEHIAKLCKSKRTCQICNKKHPTSLHDYSWKSEEVKMESGNGQHEKPEASKRKTEERVVNVCTAICNVTDAGDVPVAMGIIPVWLYHKDNPNNKICVYALLDNASGGTFIKEDSLRRLGVKGSETKLLLTTMHGTQKVDTKAVDGLMASHFQENDVIVPLPRTYVRQRIPADRDEIPRPEELQGWSHSQMVRKHVPPYMEDVEIGLLIELNCPSVVRPRDIVCGNENEPYAVRSLLGWHVNGPVNQKSSKKVHCNRIQILKSNTEDNVNGYIIAKTEIKERLTSQVVSRMFEVDFAEREHGVALSREDRQFLKIVEDGIHHRDDMHYEMPLPFREKNVQLPNNRPQAEQPLHGLKKRLQGDARYRADYVRFMTEIIEKGYARKVKVEELPHQEGKAWYLPHHGVYPPK; encoded by the coding sequence ATGAATGAAACCTTGGAAGATGTTGAGGTTAAACTCACTTCTACTACCATCTCACCTGGGGTACAATCTAACGATCAGGCTACACTAAGGGTGCCTTCTGTGAAGTTCCAAAGTTCAGCTATTGTTGGTTCAACGACCACTCCTGTAACCACCCCAGCTTTAGTCAGTGCTGCTAGTATGAACCCAACTGCCCGACCCTTTGTTCCAAAGAGTGTTCCCATTAAGGAAGAAGAGTATAAGGACAAGTACGAAACCCCCACTGATTATAAGCTACCGCATGTTAAAAGGGAATGTACGTGCAGTTTCGGAAAGGATTCAAGCTCTGTGGAAGGTACAGGGTTAGATCAAAACTATCTTGACATTCAAAGGAAGCAGGCTGAACTTTCAGAAATGATTGTTACCCAACAGGCTAGGAGTCTCCTACCTAGTCACAAGCCACCTACGTTTTCGGGAGATGTTATGTCATACCCGGCATTCATAATAGCCTTTGAAACTCTCATAGAATCTAAGGTAGATGATTCTAATGAGCGCTTGTACTTCTTGGATCAATACACTAGTGGAAAGGCCAAGGAACTGATAAAGGGTTGTTTACAAATGAAAGGCGAAGATTCGTACAAGGAGGCTAGACGGCTTTTGAAGAAACATTTTGGTGACCCATACAAGATTGCAAGTGCATACATCGCCAAGCTGTCGAGCTGGCCCGCTGTTAAGCCTAACGACGGAACAGGGTTACAAGAATTTTCTATTGTCCTTGAGCAAGCAAGGAACGCCATGACAGGCATGCAATACATGAACGACTTGAACACGGCCAATGTTATGCGCCAGTTATGGGAAAGGCAGCCGCGATATCTACGTAGTAAGTGGACTGAAAGAGTTAGCAGGATTAGGAGTGTCAAGGGACAGACAGCTAGCTTTAATGACTTTTGCCAATTTGAATCAGAGCAAGCCGACTTAGCGACAGACCCAATCTATTCCGAGGAAGGCATAAGTAAACCGATGAACGCAGTTGACAAGTACCATAAACAGAACGAACGCAAACCCAAGAGAGGAAGGGGTACCAACTTTGCAACAGGCTTGGCAGGAAAGAATGCAGGTGGAGGAAATTCTCACCCCATCAGCTGTACATTGTGCTCTAAGGCGCATCATCTGGACGAATGTGCTGAGTTTCTTAAAAAACCGCTAGTGGAGCGGAGAAACTTTATCAAACAGAAAGGCTTATGCTTTGGTTGCTATAGTTGTGAACACATTGCCAAGCTTTGCAAAAGTAAAAGAACCTGTCAGATCTGCAATAAGAAACACCCAACGTCACTCCATGATTACAGTTGGAAATCAGAAGAGGTGAAAATGGAAAGTGGAAACGGCCAACATGAGAAACCGGAAGCCAGTAAAAGGAAAACGGAAGAGCGAGTCGTTAACGTGTGTACTGCAATTTGCAATGTGACAGATGCCGGTGATGTACCAGTTGCTATGGGTATTATCCCAGTATGGTTGTACCACAAGGACAATCCAAACAATAAGATATGTGTTTACGCCCTCCTTGATAATGCCAGTGGTGGAACATTCATTAAGGAAGACTCGTTAAGAAGGCTTGGTGTTAAAGGAAGTGAAACCAAACTTTTGCTCACTACTATGCATGGTACCCAAAAAGTCGATACTAAAGCGGTAGATGGGCTAATGGCTTCCCACTTTCAAGAAAACGACGTTATCGTACCCCTACCGAGAACCTACGTCAGACAAAGGATTCCAGCAGATCGTGATGAGATTCCTCGTCCCGAAGAGCTGCAAGGATGGTCACATTCGCAGATGGTTAGGAAACACGTACCTCCTTACATGGAAGACGTAGAAATAGGACTCCTGATCGAACTAAATTGCCCTAGTGTAGTGCGACCAAGAGACATTGTTTGCGGGAATGAGAATGAACCCTATGCAGTAAGATCACTACTGGGATGGCACGTAAACGGTCCTGTTAACCAAAAGAGCAGTAAAAAAGTACACTGTAACCGTATTCAGATTCTTAAGAGCAACACAGAGGATAACGTGAATGGGTACATCATTGCTAAGACAGAGATTAAGGAGCGGTTAACCTCTCAAGTGGTTTCTCGAATGTTTGAGGTGGACTTTGCTGAAAGGGAGCACGGAGTCGCATTATCAAGAGAAGACCGTCAGTTCCTGAAGATTGTagaagatggaatccatcataGAGATGACATGCATTACGAGATGCCTCTGCCCTTTAGAGAAAAGAATGTACAGCTACCCAATAACCGTCCTCAAGCAGAGCAACCCCTGCACGGCCTTAAGAAGAGACTCCAAGGCGACGCAAGGTATCGTGCTGACTACGTCAGATTCATGACTGAAATCATAGAGAAGGGATATGCTCGAAAAGTCAAGGTTGAAGAGCTACCCCATCAAGAAGGAAAGGCCTGGTACTTACCTCACCACGGGGTTTACCCCCCCAAATAA